The following are encoded in a window of Geobacter metallireducens GS-15 genomic DNA:
- a CDS encoding cytochrome c biogenesis protein, which yields MESSFSSITIIHWAAVVIYVLATIFNVAGLIFRKERATGISYLLVGAGLLVHGIGILWWWKIVGHGPYIGRFEVLSSQAWMGLFLFMVFAHFLPKIRPASILVFPAAFLMIAVGIFFEPQVKMLPPTLRSVWLILHVTFYKISVCTLLVALAFSIFFILRKRTGIQWLTRLPDMETMDILAFRFAGFSFTFWAIAMLAGSIWAYESWGRFWGWDPIETWSLITWVAFGIYLHLRRFFGLKGEAAAYLYILCFLLSVLSLFFTPLIGGSVHSEYFK from the coding sequence ATGGAAAGCTCTTTTTCGTCAATAACCATCATCCATTGGGCGGCAGTGGTCATCTACGTGCTCGCCACCATCTTCAACGTGGCAGGTCTCATCTTCCGCAAGGAACGCGCCACGGGGATCAGCTATCTCCTGGTGGGGGCGGGGCTTCTGGTGCACGGCATCGGCATCCTCTGGTGGTGGAAGATTGTCGGGCACGGCCCGTACATCGGCCGGTTCGAGGTCCTCTCTTCCCAGGCATGGATGGGGCTTTTCCTCTTCATGGTCTTTGCCCACTTCCTGCCGAAGATAAGGCCGGCGAGCATCCTGGTGTTTCCGGCCGCCTTCCTGATGATCGCCGTCGGCATCTTCTTCGAGCCCCAGGTGAAGATGCTGCCGCCGACGCTGCGCAGTGTCTGGCTCATCCTCCACGTGACCTTCTACAAGATTTCGGTCTGCACGCTCCTGGTGGCCCTGGCCTTTTCCATCTTCTTCATCCTGCGCAAGCGCACCGGCATCCAGTGGCTTACCCGCCTCCCCGACATGGAGACCATGGATATTCTCGCCTTCCGCTTCGCCGGCTTCAGCTTCACCTTTTGGGCCATCGCCATGCTGGCGGGGAGCATCTGGGCCTATGAATCGTGGGGGCGCTTCTGGGGGTGGGACCCCATCGAGACCTGGTCGCTCATTACCTGGGTGGCCTTCGGTATCTACCTGCACCTGCGGCGCTTCTTCGGGCTGAAGGGGGAAGCGGCGGCTTACCTCTACATCCTCTGCTTCCTGCTGTCGGTCCTCTCCCTCTTCTTTACGCCGCTGATCGGTGGCTCGGTCCATTCTGAGTACTTTAAATGA
- a CDS encoding B12-binding domain-containing radical SAM protein: MKIKRIALITPPYHAGVVESAGTWLNVGFVYIAGALRAAGYEVDYYDAMSLWHKWPDIQKRIEAFRPDMVATTAYTASIVEAVKLLRFAKSINPRIVTALGNVHAAFCYDEVLTHDHDAVDYIVRGEGEETLPMLCHCLNAGDDPKKVLGIAYWRDGGVVVTPKAPYIHDLDNLPTAWDLVEWPIYTYRAKKNARLAIVSSSRGCKSQCSFCSQQLFWAQSWRARSAENFVAELEMLHNVHGVQVAMLSDELPTFDRERWVRILDLMVEREVPVKLLMETRVDDILRDADIMDKYREGGVEHIYVGVEAGSQETLDLFKKDTEVAQSKQAIDLINGADIVSETSFVLGMPDDTPESIEQTIELAKHYNPDMAFFLAIAPWPYAELYPELEPYVATKDYRKYNLVEPVIKPKNMTMEELERQLGKASQKFFMHKFQNLDKLSPWKQEFMLSVLDLLINHSYLAGQMKAMLKEGKEMPAEVKALLKTVSQHKHVPHQTIAPIP; encoded by the coding sequence ATGAAAATCAAGAGAATAGCCCTCATTACCCCCCCCTACCACGCGGGCGTTGTGGAGTCGGCCGGCACCTGGCTCAATGTCGGTTTTGTCTACATCGCCGGGGCACTCAGAGCGGCGGGGTACGAGGTGGATTACTACGATGCCATGTCTCTGTGGCACAAGTGGCCCGACATCCAGAAGCGGATCGAGGCGTTCCGCCCCGATATGGTTGCCACGACCGCCTATACCGCCTCCATTGTCGAAGCGGTGAAACTGCTCCGGTTCGCCAAGTCCATCAACCCCCGCATCGTGACGGCGCTCGGCAACGTCCACGCGGCCTTCTGTTACGACGAGGTTCTTACCCACGACCACGACGCCGTGGACTACATCGTCAGGGGGGAGGGGGAGGAGACGCTCCCCATGCTCTGCCACTGCCTCAATGCCGGCGATGACCCGAAGAAGGTTCTCGGAATCGCCTACTGGCGCGACGGCGGGGTGGTGGTTACCCCCAAGGCCCCGTACATTCATGACCTGGACAATCTTCCCACAGCCTGGGATCTGGTGGAGTGGCCCATCTATACCTACCGGGCCAAGAAGAACGCCCGGCTGGCCATCGTCTCCTCTTCCCGCGGCTGCAAATCCCAGTGTTCCTTCTGTTCCCAGCAGCTCTTCTGGGCCCAGTCATGGCGCGCCCGGAGCGCCGAGAACTTCGTGGCCGAGCTGGAGATGCTCCACAACGTCCACGGTGTCCAGGTGGCCATGCTCTCCGACGAGCTTCCCACCTTCGACCGGGAGCGGTGGGTCCGGATCCTGGATCTCATGGTGGAACGGGAAGTGCCGGTGAAGCTTCTCATGGAGACCCGGGTGGACGACATTCTGCGGGACGCCGATATCATGGACAAGTACCGGGAAGGTGGCGTTGAGCACATCTATGTGGGGGTCGAGGCGGGAAGCCAGGAAACCCTCGACCTCTTCAAGAAGGATACGGAAGTTGCCCAGTCCAAGCAGGCCATCGACCTGATTAATGGGGCCGACATCGTTTCGGAAACCTCTTTCGTCCTCGGCATGCCCGACGACACCCCTGAATCCATTGAGCAGACCATCGAGCTCGCCAAGCACTACAACCCTGACATGGCGTTCTTTCTTGCCATCGCCCCCTGGCCCTATGCCGAGCTCTACCCCGAGCTCGAGCCCTACGTGGCCACCAAGGATTACCGCAAATACAACCTGGTGGAGCCGGTCATCAAGCCCAAAAACATGACCATGGAAGAACTGGAGCGCCAGTTGGGGAAAGCATCCCAGAAGTTCTTCATGCACAAGTTCCAGAACCTGGACAAGCTCTCCCCCTGGAAGCAGGAGTTCATGCTGTCGGTCCTCGATCTCCTCATTAACCACTCCTATCTGGCCGGCCAGATGAAGGCGATGCTCAAGGAGGGGAAGGAGATGCCCGCGGAGGTCAAGGCGCTCCTGAAAACGGTCAGCCAGCACAAGCATGTCCCCCACCAGACGATAGCGCCCATTCCATGA
- a CDS encoding PKD domain-containing protein, whose amino-acid sequence MYTKLKKLLPTLMVAGAMAVAMLLGTGASNNAMALTTDDCRGCHTPPLPDTIATMHHSRANLNGYACDFCHKTVSNGSGGFVLLDVYNCGSCHALVDHAAAHDKASTAPDCAQCHSLGMVNEHLTRTSTCSTCHNSTKPEVQNTITIGMGPAGQPVNCLNCHISINHIAQHDKAVPSAECVSCHAQGVVYEHLNRTSTCATCHQSTNAAVVKAIADGRAGITVNCVSCHGVVNHIAQHDKATANVDCAQCHNLGVVNEHLSRTSTCATCHSSTVPAVQQTIATGKAGTVVTCSNCHVSVNHIAQHNMVVTPADCAGCHTQGVVYEHTNRTSTCATCHQSTNATVQKTITDGRNNIQVSCANCHGTVNHIAQHDMAQTAAECAQCHTKSVLDEHLTRTSTCATCHSSSRVEVQNAITAGRAGTVVNCVTCHGQYNHPTAHTGKVSAPYADCNTCHITNLTDLHAQRGFQCAACHASTNTAITAAVQKGLGGQPVVCADCHNAIGGFGNHAGQHDKISLIDQTGFIAAHEEKMVYCTACHTSTNATVVKVINDGMAGIQQSCNACHTVAGNNLPPTANAGADVTVGVNQAVTFTGSGTDPDGTIASYAWNFGDGTTGSGASATKTYTTAGTYTATLTVTDNAGATASDTVIVTVQAAPTSSSVFADQVLSMQRLYSVTSSDSNSSDVTANFRDGNTTDRYLLQYGSSGSNYVIAMKLNRDALTATKVVLRVYVSSISSSRTLRIYPYQSNGTSVNTRYYTSYSTSSTGWKDIDVTSIAQRMNGYGWMKFRVAPSSSSLYVAEGAFQVQ is encoded by the coding sequence ATGTACACTAAATTGAAAAAGTTGTTGCCGACGCTGATGGTGGCGGGAGCGATGGCGGTTGCGATGCTCCTCGGAACGGGCGCATCGAACAACGCCATGGCGCTGACCACGGACGACTGCCGTGGCTGTCATACCCCCCCACTGCCCGACACTATTGCCACTATGCACCATAGCCGGGCGAATCTTAATGGATACGCGTGTGACTTTTGTCACAAGACTGTTTCCAACGGTTCCGGTGGCTTCGTTCTGCTCGATGTCTATAACTGCGGATCATGCCACGCCCTGGTTGACCACGCTGCTGCCCACGACAAGGCGTCCACCGCCCCTGATTGCGCCCAGTGCCACAGTCTTGGCATGGTGAACGAGCACCTCACGCGCACTTCCACTTGCTCCACCTGCCACAACAGCACGAAGCCCGAAGTGCAGAATACCATCACGATCGGCATGGGACCCGCCGGGCAGCCGGTCAACTGTCTCAATTGCCACATCAGCATCAACCACATCGCCCAGCATGACAAGGCCGTTCCCTCGGCCGAGTGCGTTTCCTGCCACGCCCAGGGGGTTGTCTACGAGCACCTGAACCGTACTTCCACCTGTGCCACCTGCCACCAGAGTACCAACGCGGCGGTGGTGAAGGCGATCGCCGATGGCCGCGCCGGGATCACGGTCAACTGCGTTTCCTGCCACGGGGTGGTGAACCACATTGCCCAGCACGACAAGGCCACGGCTAACGTGGACTGCGCCCAGTGCCACAATCTTGGCGTGGTGAACGAGCACCTTTCCCGCACGTCCACCTGCGCCACCTGCCATTCCAGCACGGTTCCGGCGGTGCAGCAGACCATCGCAACCGGCAAGGCAGGCACGGTGGTTACCTGCTCCAACTGCCACGTGAGTGTGAATCACATTGCCCAGCACAACATGGTGGTAACGCCTGCGGACTGCGCAGGGTGCCACACCCAGGGAGTGGTTTACGAGCACACGAACCGGACCTCCACCTGCGCCACCTGCCACCAGAGCACCAACGCCACCGTTCAGAAAACGATCACCGACGGTCGGAACAATATCCAGGTATCCTGCGCCAACTGCCACGGCACGGTGAACCACATTGCCCAGCACGACATGGCCCAGACCGCGGCCGAGTGCGCCCAGTGCCACACCAAGAGTGTCCTTGACGAGCACCTGACCCGGACTTCCACCTGCGCCACCTGCCACTCCAGCTCCCGGGTTGAAGTCCAGAACGCCATCACCGCCGGCCGTGCCGGCACGGTGGTCAACTGCGTCACCTGCCACGGCCAGTACAACCATCCCACGGCCCACACCGGCAAGGTCAGCGCTCCCTACGCCGACTGCAACACCTGCCACATCACCAACCTGACCGACCTGCACGCCCAGCGGGGCTTCCAGTGCGCCGCCTGCCACGCCAGCACCAACACGGCCATAACCGCGGCCGTCCAGAAAGGTCTCGGCGGTCAGCCGGTAGTCTGTGCCGACTGTCACAACGCCATCGGCGGCTTCGGTAACCATGCCGGCCAGCATGACAAAATCAGCCTCATCGACCAGACCGGCTTCATCGCCGCCCATGAAGAGAAAATGGTCTACTGCACCGCCTGCCACACCAGCACCAACGCCACGGTGGTCAAGGTCATCAACGACGGCATGGCCGGCATCCAGCAGAGCTGCAACGCCTGCCACACCGTAGCCGGCAACAACCTGCCGCCGACCGCCAACGCCGGCGCCGACGTGACGGTTGGGGTCAACCAGGCGGTCACCTTCACCGGCAGCGGCACCGATCCCGACGGCACCATCGCCTCCTACGCCTGGAACTTCGGCGACGGCACCACCGGCAGCGGCGCCAGCGCCACCAAGACCTACACCACGGCCGGCACCTACACCGCGACTCTGACCGTCACCGACAACGCCGGGGCCACCGCCAGCGATACCGTCATCGTCACGGTCCAAGCGGCCCCGACCAGCAGCTCGGTCTTTGCCGACCAGGTTCTGTCCATGCAGCGGCTCTACTCCGTCACCTCCTCGGACAGCAACAGCAGCGATGTCACCGCCAACTTCCGCGACGGCAACACCACCGACCGCTACCTGCTGCAGTATGGCAGCAGCGGCAGCAACTACGTCATCGCCATGAAACTGAACCGCGACGCCTTGACCGCCACCAAGGTGGTGCTGCGGGTGTACGTCTCCTCCATCAGCTCCTCGCGGACCCTGAGGATTTACCCGTACCAGTCTAACGGGACCTCGGTGAACACCCGCTACTACACGAGCTACAGCACGAGCAGCACCGGGTGGAAGGATATCGACGTCACCTCCATCGCCCAGCGGATGAACGGCTACGGCTGGATGAAATTCCGTGTCGCTCCCTCCTCGAGCAGCCTCTACGTTGCCGAGGGCGCCTTCCAGGTCCAGTAA
- a CDS encoding PKD domain-containing protein, producing the protein MKTEDGSERGRLTVFALLALFLFVPIMQPEAHALVENNCRGCHNDAQGKTADRHHALLSLGKQCLDCHQMVGPSGSQTPVVVRDCIACHGDLIHQGRHHQLIAERGKQCLDCHQIVVDASGANTPVVVRDCSVCHATMNPKTNHNNAMADVSCAQCHNLGVVNEHLSRTSTCYTCHSSVNVTVQQTILSAKTGVVVTCTSCHVGFDHVAQHNMVVTPADCAGCHTQGVVYEHTNRTSTCATCHQSTNATVQKTITDGRNNIQVSCANCHGTVNHIAQHDMAQTAAECAQCHTKSVLDEHLTRTSTCATCHSSSRVEVQNAITAGRAGTVVNCVTCHGQYNHPTAHTGKVSAPYADCNTCHITNLTDLHAQRGFQCAACHASTNTAITAAVQKGLGGQPVVCADCHNAIGGFGNHAKQHDMVTLNSTTGFIAAHEEKMVYCFTCHNNTNAGYQKAINDGMAGIPQTCTSCHAAYGNQPPVANAGANVTTTVNKAVTLSGAASSDPDGTIVSYAWTFGDGTTGSGVSVTKTYATAGTYTVTLTVTDNAGASASATTIVTVQAAPTSSSVFADQVLSMQRLYSVTSSDSNSSDVTANFRDGNTTDRYLLQYGSSGSNYVIAMKLNRDALTATKVVLRVYVSSISSSRTLRIYPYQSNGTSVNTRYYTSYSTSSTGWKDIDVTSIAQQMNGYGWMKFRVTPTSNSLYVAEGAFQVQ; encoded by the coding sequence ATGAAGACTGAAGATGGCTCTGAAAGGGGGCGCCTGACCGTTTTTGCGCTGCTGGCACTGTTCCTGTTCGTGCCGATTATGCAGCCCGAGGCCCATGCGCTTGTTGAGAACAATTGCAGGGGGTGTCATAACGATGCGCAGGGGAAAACCGCGGACCGGCACCATGCGCTGCTCAGTCTAGGAAAGCAATGTCTTGACTGCCACCAGATGGTTGGTCCGTCCGGAAGTCAGACTCCTGTTGTGGTTCGCGATTGCATTGCATGTCATGGCGACCTGATTCACCAGGGACGACACCATCAACTGATCGCTGAGCGCGGTAAACAATGCCTTGACTGTCACCAGATAGTTGTGGACGCTTCCGGCGCCAATACGCCCGTTGTGGTCCGGGACTGCAGTGTCTGTCATGCGACCATGAACCCCAAGACCAATCACAATAATGCCATGGCCGATGTCAGTTGCGCCCAGTGCCATAACCTTGGTGTGGTGAACGAGCATCTTTCCCGCACGTCCACCTGCTATACCTGTCACAGCAGCGTTAATGTCACGGTGCAACAGACTATACTTTCCGCAAAGACAGGGGTCGTGGTCACCTGTACTTCCTGCCACGTTGGTTTTGATCACGTAGCCCAGCACAACATGGTGGTAACGCCTGCGGACTGCGCAGGGTGCCACACTCAGGGAGTGGTTTACGAGCACACGAACCGGACCTCCACCTGCGCCACCTGCCACCAGAGCACCAACGCCACCGTTCAGAAAACGATCACCGACGGTCGGAACAATATCCAGGTATCCTGCGCCAACTGCCACGGCACGGTGAACCACATTGCCCAGCACGACATGGCCCAGACCGCGGCCGAGTGCGCCCAGTGCCACACCAAGAGTGTCCTTGACGAGCACCTGACCCGGACTTCCACCTGCGCCACCTGCCACTCCAGCTCCCGGGTTGAAGTCCAGAACGCCATCACCGCCGGCCGTGCCGGCACGGTGGTCAACTGCGTCACCTGCCACGGCCAGTACAACCATCCCACGGCCCACACCGGCAAGGTCAGCGCTCCCTACGCCGACTGCAACACCTGCCACATCACCAACCTGACCGACCTGCACGCCCAGCGGGGCTTCCAGTGCGCCGCCTGCCACGCCAGCACCAACACGGCCATAACCGCGGCTGTTCAGAAAGGTCTCGGTGGCCAACCGGTTGTCTGTGCCGACTGCCACAACGCCATCGGCGGCTTCGGCAACCATGCGAAGCAGCACGACATGGTCACCCTCAACAGCACCACCGGCTTCATCGCCGCCCATGAAGAGAAAATGGTTTACTGCTTCACCTGTCACAACAACACTAACGCCGGCTACCAGAAAGCCATCAACGATGGCATGGCCGGCATACCGCAGACCTGCACCTCCTGCCACGCCGCTTACGGCAACCAGCCTCCGGTGGCCAACGCCGGCGCCAATGTGACCACCACCGTCAACAAGGCAGTGACCCTCTCCGGGGCCGCTTCCAGCGACCCGGACGGCACCATCGTATCGTACGCCTGGACCTTCGGCGACGGCACCACCGGCAGTGGCGTCTCCGTCACCAAGACCTACGCCACGGCCGGCACCTACACCGTGACCCTGACCGTCACCGACAACGCCGGCGCCAGCGCCAGCGCCACCACCATCGTCACCGTCCAGGCGGCCCCGACCAGCAGCTCGGTCTTTGCCGACCAGGTTCTGTCCATGCAGCGGCTCTACTCCGTCACCTCCTCGGACAGCAACAGCAGCGACGTCACCGCCAACTTCCGCGACGGCAACACTACCGACCGCTACCTGCTGCAGTATGGCAGCAGCGGCAGCAACTACGTCATCGCCATGAAACTGAACCGCGATGCCCTGACCGCCACCAAGGTGGTGCTGCGGGTGTATGTCTCCTCCATCAGTTCCTCGCGGACCTTGAGGATCTACCCGTACCAGTCCAACGGAACCTCGGTGAACACCCGCTACTACACGAGCTACAGCACGAGCAGCACCGGGTGGAAGGATATCGACGTCACTTCCATCGCCCAGCAGATGAACGGCTACGGCTGGATGAAGTTCCGTGTCACCCCCACTTCGAACAGCCTCTACGTTGCCGAGGGTGCCTTCCAGGTACAGTAA
- the leuB gene encoding 3-isopropylmalate dehydrogenase, whose protein sequence is MSQVFKVAVLPGDGIGPEVMAEALRVLDAIEKKYDVKFERTHANVGGAGIDLEGKALPETTITICKTSDAILFGSVGGPKWETLPPDEQPERGALLPLRKIFGLYANLRPAIIFPSLTGASSLKEEVIAGGFNVLVIRELTGGIYFAQPKGIEGEGRDRVGFDTMRYSVPEIERITHVAFQAARKRGKKVCSIDKANVLSSSVLWREVVTGIAKEYPDVELSHMYVDNAAMQLVRWPKQFDVILCENMFGDILSDEAAMLTGSLGMLPSASLAEGTFGMYEPSGGSAPDIAGQGIANPIAQILSMGMMLRFSFGMVDAADAIDNAVAKVLDQGCRTRDIFQEKPGEKLVNTKEMGDAIIVAL, encoded by the coding sequence ATGTCTCAGGTGTTCAAGGTGGCGGTTCTTCCCGGTGACGGCATCGGTCCCGAGGTTATGGCCGAGGCGCTCCGGGTGCTGGACGCCATAGAGAAGAAGTACGACGTGAAATTCGAGCGGACCCACGCCAATGTCGGGGGCGCCGGTATTGACCTTGAAGGGAAGGCCCTCCCCGAAACTACCATTACTATCTGCAAGACGTCCGATGCCATCCTCTTCGGCTCCGTGGGCGGCCCCAAGTGGGAGACGCTTCCCCCGGATGAGCAGCCCGAGCGGGGCGCGCTCCTTCCCCTCAGAAAGATCTTCGGTCTCTACGCCAACCTGCGGCCGGCCATCATTTTCCCGTCCCTGACGGGCGCTTCTTCCCTCAAGGAGGAGGTCATCGCCGGCGGTTTCAACGTGCTGGTTATCCGCGAGCTGACCGGCGGCATCTACTTTGCCCAGCCCAAGGGGATCGAAGGCGAGGGGCGCGACCGGGTCGGCTTCGACACCATGCGCTACAGTGTCCCCGAGATCGAACGGATCACCCACGTTGCCTTCCAGGCGGCTCGCAAGCGGGGCAAAAAGGTCTGCTCCATCGACAAGGCCAACGTTCTCTCCTCGTCGGTCCTCTGGCGCGAGGTGGTCACCGGCATTGCCAAGGAATACCCGGACGTGGAGCTCTCCCACATGTACGTGGACAATGCTGCCATGCAGCTGGTCCGCTGGCCCAAGCAGTTCGATGTCATCCTCTGCGAGAACATGTTCGGCGATATCCTCTCCGATGAGGCAGCCATGCTGACCGGCTCCCTGGGGATGCTCCCCTCCGCGTCGCTTGCCGAGGGGACCTTCGGCATGTACGAGCCCTCCGGCGGCAGCGCCCCGGACATTGCGGGGCAAGGGATTGCGAACCCCATCGCCCAGATCCTCTCCATGGGGATGATGCTCCGCTTCTCCTTCGGCATGGTGGACGCGGCCGATGCCATTGACAACGCCGTGGCCAAGGTGCTCGACCAGGGATGTCGGACCCGTGACATCTTTCAGGAGAAGCCGGGCGAAAAGCTCGTCAACACCAAAGAGATGGGTGACGCGATCATCGTGGCCCTGTAA
- the asd gene encoding aspartate-semialdehyde dehydrogenase: MKVGIVGWRGMVGSVLLQRMVEEGDFNTGIEPVFFSTSQAGQPAPMNAGTLKSADDIEELKKLDIIVTCQGGDYTKAVHPELRKQGWQGYWIDAASTLRMEPNAVIILDPVNRNVIDAALAKGQKDFIGGNCTVSLMLMALGGLFRAGLVEWLTSMTYQAASGAGAPNMRELLSQMGTLHGSVADLLKNPSSAILDIDRDVTATLRGDALPTKEFGFPLAGSVLPWIDREVEDGQSREEWKGFAETNKILGTTTPIPVDGICVRVGAMRCHSQALTIKLNKDVPLGDIEELIKNDNQWVKFVPNTKADTLADLTPAAVSGLLTVPIGRVRKMKMGPQYMQAFTCGDQLLWGAAEPLRRMLRILVEK; encoded by the coding sequence ATGAAAGTAGGAATCGTCGGTTGGCGCGGTATGGTCGGTTCGGTTCTCCTCCAGCGGATGGTGGAGGAGGGGGATTTCAACACCGGCATCGAGCCGGTTTTCTTCAGCACCTCCCAGGCGGGGCAGCCTGCCCCCATGAATGCAGGCACCCTCAAGAGTGCCGATGACATTGAAGAACTGAAAAAGCTCGACATCATCGTTACCTGCCAGGGTGGCGACTACACCAAGGCCGTCCACCCGGAACTCCGCAAGCAAGGGTGGCAGGGATACTGGATCGACGCGGCCTCCACCCTCCGGATGGAGCCGAATGCGGTCATCATCCTCGACCCGGTGAACCGCAACGTCATCGACGCGGCCCTGGCCAAGGGGCAAAAGGATTTCATCGGCGGCAACTGCACCGTGAGCCTCATGCTCATGGCCTTGGGAGGGCTTTTTCGGGCCGGCCTCGTGGAGTGGCTCACCTCCATGACCTACCAGGCTGCTTCCGGCGCCGGTGCCCCCAACATGCGCGAACTCCTCTCCCAGATGGGAACCCTCCACGGTTCCGTGGCTGACCTCCTCAAGAATCCCTCGTCGGCCATCCTCGACATCGACCGGGATGTGACCGCCACCCTGCGCGGCGACGCCCTGCCGACGAAAGAGTTCGGCTTCCCCCTGGCTGGCAGCGTCCTTCCCTGGATCGACCGGGAGGTGGAGGACGGCCAGAGCCGGGAGGAGTGGAAGGGCTTCGCCGAGACCAACAAGATCCTCGGCACAACCACCCCGATCCCGGTGGACGGCATCTGCGTCCGCGTCGGCGCCATGCGCTGTCACAGCCAGGCCCTGACCATCAAGCTGAACAAGGACGTCCCCCTGGGCGATATTGAAGAGCTGATCAAGAACGACAACCAGTGGGTCAAGTTCGTCCCCAACACCAAGGCCGACACCTTGGCCGACCTGACCCCCGCCGCGGTATCCGGGCTTCTCACAGTCCCTATCGGCCGGGTCCGCAAGATGAAGATGGGCCCCCAGTACATGCAGGCCTTCACCTGCGGCGATCAACTCCTCTGGGGGGCTGCCGAGCCCCTGCGCCGGATGCTCCGTATCCTCGTGGAGAAATAA
- a CDS encoding aspartate-semialdehyde dehydrogenase: MAKLWNVAVVGATGAVGGQMIECLEERNFPVGKIRYLASARSAGEVLEFKGKPVMVEELTRDSFEGIDIALFSAGGDRSRDFCPAAAAAGAVCIDNSSAWRMDPDVPLVVPEVNPHAIADYRKKGIIANPNCSTIQMVVALKPLHDHAVIRRIVVSTYQAVSGTGKKAIEELQKQVVTLFQGKSPEVATYPHQIAFNCLPQIDSFGDNGYTKEEMKMVHETRKILEANIGVTATAVRVPVFYGHSESVNIETENKLTVATARELLAKAPGVELVDDPATSSYPMAIDAAGQDLTLVGRIREDESIANGLNLWVVADNIRKGAATNAVQIAEILIEKYLR; this comes from the coding sequence ATGGCAAAACTGTGGAACGTGGCCGTCGTCGGCGCCACTGGCGCCGTCGGTGGCCAGATGATCGAATGCCTCGAAGAGCGCAACTTCCCTGTGGGGAAGATCCGCTACCTGGCCAGTGCCCGGAGCGCCGGCGAGGTGCTGGAGTTCAAGGGAAAGCCGGTGATGGTGGAAGAGCTGACCCGCGACTCCTTTGAGGGGATCGACATCGCCCTCTTTTCGGCTGGCGGCGACCGTTCCCGGGATTTCTGTCCCGCGGCGGCAGCTGCCGGCGCCGTTTGTATCGACAACTCCAGTGCCTGGCGGATGGATCCGGACGTGCCGCTGGTGGTTCCCGAGGTGAATCCCCACGCCATCGCCGACTACCGGAAGAAGGGTATCATCGCCAACCCCAACTGCTCCACCATCCAGATGGTGGTGGCCCTGAAGCCGCTCCACGACCACGCTGTCATCAGGCGGATCGTGGTCTCCACCTACCAGGCTGTTTCCGGCACCGGCAAGAAAGCTATTGAAGAGCTACAGAAACAGGTGGTCACCCTTTTTCAGGGGAAGTCGCCGGAAGTGGCGACCTACCCCCACCAGATCGCCTTCAACTGCCTTCCTCAGATCGATTCCTTCGGTGACAACGGTTATACCAAGGAAGAGATGAAGATGGTGCACGAAACCCGGAAGATTCTTGAGGCGAACATCGGGGTAACCGCCACTGCAGTTCGAGTGCCGGTCTTCTACGGCCACTCCGAGTCAGTGAATATCGAAACCGAGAACAAGCTGACCGTGGCCACGGCCCGCGAACTTCTGGCAAAGGCGCCCGGGGTGGAGCTGGTGGACGATCCGGCCACGTCATCCTATCCCATGGCCATCGACGCTGCCGGCCAGGACCTGACCCTCGTGGGGCGAATCCGTGAGGACGAGTCCATCGCCAACGGCCTCAACCTCTGGGTGGTGGCGGACAATATCCGCAAGGGTGCGGCCACGAATGCCGTCCAAATCGCCGAGATTCTGATCGAAAAGTATCTCAGGTAG
- the truA gene encoding tRNA pseudouridine(38-40) synthase TruA — protein sequence MHTIKLVLEYDGTNYAGWQIQPNGISVQQVVEEALARLLKEPVRVHSSGRTDAGVHARGMVAAFTTAKGLPMRAFSDGLNALLPPDIAVMEALEAPDGFNPRFDAAGKHYRYTIHRGERRSPLCRHYVWHARETLDLAAMEKGASHMVGEHDFASFRTAGCAARTTVRRIDAVDLALEGDLLHIDVKGSGFLRNMVRIMVGTLVEVGRGRRSADDVALLFRYPGERFAGPTAPPQGLCLMEVYY from the coding sequence ATGCATACCATTAAACTTGTTCTCGAGTACGACGGCACAAACTACGCGGGCTGGCAGATTCAGCCCAACGGCATCTCTGTCCAGCAGGTGGTCGAAGAGGCGTTGGCGAGGCTGCTGAAGGAACCGGTTCGCGTGCATTCCTCTGGCCGCACCGATGCCGGTGTCCACGCCCGGGGCATGGTTGCCGCCTTCACCACTGCCAAAGGGCTGCCGATGCGGGCCTTCTCCGATGGGCTCAATGCGCTTCTTCCTCCCGATATCGCTGTGATGGAAGCGCTGGAGGCTCCGGACGGCTTTAATCCGCGCTTTGACGCCGCAGGCAAGCACTACCGCTATACCATACACCGGGGGGAGCGCCGTTCTCCCCTTTGCCGCCACTATGTCTGGCACGCGAGGGAGACGCTCGATCTGGCAGCCATGGAAAAGGGGGCCAGCCATATGGTCGGTGAGCATGATTTCGCCTCTTTTCGCACAGCAGGTTGTGCCGCGCGGACCACAGTCCGACGGATAGATGCCGTGGACCTGGCACTGGAAGGGGATCTCCTCCATATTGACGTAAAGGGTTCCGGATTCCTGCGCAACATGGTCCGGATCATGGTTGGCACCCTGGTGGAGGTTGGCCGGGGGAGGCGGAGTGCCGATGACGTGGCGCTTCTGTTTCGGTATCCTGGAGAACGTTTTGCCGGCCCGACAGCCCCCCCTCAGGGGCTGTGCCTCATGGAAGTCTATTATTGA